A portion of the Saimiri boliviensis isolate mSaiBol1 chromosome 1, mSaiBol1.pri, whole genome shotgun sequence genome contains these proteins:
- the SDC1 gene encoding syndecan-1 isoform X2 yields MRRAALWLWLYALALSLQPALPQIVATNLPPEDQDGSGDDSDNFSGSGAGALQHNTLLQQTSSTWKDMWLLTATPTALEPTSLEATAASTSTLLAEEGPKEGEAVVLLEVEPDLTAQEQEATLPSRETTQLPTTHQASTARATEAQEPTTSHPHRDMQPGHHETSAPAGPSQPDLHTPHTEDGGPSATKKTAEDRASNQLPSAEGSGEPDFSFETSGESTAVVVAESDHRNQSPVDEGATGASQGLLDRKEVLGGVIAGGLVGLIFAVCLVGFMLYRMKKKDEGSYSLEEPKQANGGAYQKPTKQEEFYA; encoded by the exons CAAATTGTGGCTACTAATTTGCCACCTGAAGATCAAGATGGCTCTGGGGATGACTCTGACAACTTCTCTGGCTCAGGTGCAG GTGCTCTGCAACATAACACCTTGTTACAGCAGACCTCCTCCACCTGGAAGGACATGTGGCTTCTGACAGCTACTCCCACGGCTCTGGAGCCCACCAGCCTGGAGGCCACAGCTGCCTCTACCTCCACCCTGCTGGCTGAAGAGGGGCCCAAGGAGGGAGAGGCCGTAGTCCTGCTGGAAGTAGAGCCTGACCTCACCGCCCAGGAGCAGGAGGCCACCCTCCCATCCAGGGAGACCACACAGCTCCCAACCACTCATCAGGCCTCAACGGCCAGAGCCACTGAAGCCCAGGAGCCCACCACGTCCCACCCCCACAGGGACAtgcagcctggccaccatgagACCTCAGCTCCTGCAGGACCCAGCCAACCTGACCTTCACACTCCCCACACAGAGGATGGAGGTCCTTCTGCCACCAAGAAGACTGCTGAGGACAGAGCCTCCAATCAGCTCCCATCAGCAGAGGGATCTGGGGAGCCG GACTTCAGCTTTGAAACCTCCGGGGAGAGCACAGCTGTAGTGGTTGCGGAGTCTGACCACCGGAACCAATCTCCTGTGGATGAGGGGGCCACGGGGGCCTCACAGGGCCTCCTGGACAGGAAGGAGGTGCTGGGAG GAGTCATTGCCGGAGGCCTCGTGGGGCTCATCTTTGCTGTGTGCCTGGTGGGTTTCATGCTGTACCGCATGAAGAAGAAGGACGAAGGCAGCTACTCCTTGGAGGAGCCGAAACAAGCCAACGGTGGGGCCTACCAGAAGCCCACCAAACAGGAGGAGTTCTACGCCTGA
- the SDC1 gene encoding syndecan-1 isoform X1, translating into MMLRELPRRPGGGVLQAVSTAGLLKETGSLTRTLESAGTLVIQQIVATNLPPEDQDGSGDDSDNFSGSGAGALQHNTLLQQTSSTWKDMWLLTATPTALEPTSLEATAASTSTLLAEEGPKEGEAVVLLEVEPDLTAQEQEATLPSRETTQLPTTHQASTARATEAQEPTTSHPHRDMQPGHHETSAPAGPSQPDLHTPHTEDGGPSATKKTAEDRASNQLPSAEGSGEPDFSFETSGESTAVVVAESDHRNQSPVDEGATGASQGLLDRKEVLGGVIAGGLVGLIFAVCLVGFMLYRMKKKDEGSYSLEEPKQANGGAYQKPTKQEEFYA; encoded by the exons ATGATGCTGAGGGAGCTGCCCAGGAGGCCTGGAGGCGGTGTGCTGCAGGCTGTCAGCACAGCAGGCCTGCTAAAGGAAACCGGAAGCCTCACCAGAACTCTGGAGTCAGCTGGCACCTTAGTAATCCAG CAAATTGTGGCTACTAATTTGCCACCTGAAGATCAAGATGGCTCTGGGGATGACTCTGACAACTTCTCTGGCTCAGGTGCAG GTGCTCTGCAACATAACACCTTGTTACAGCAGACCTCCTCCACCTGGAAGGACATGTGGCTTCTGACAGCTACTCCCACGGCTCTGGAGCCCACCAGCCTGGAGGCCACAGCTGCCTCTACCTCCACCCTGCTGGCTGAAGAGGGGCCCAAGGAGGGAGAGGCCGTAGTCCTGCTGGAAGTAGAGCCTGACCTCACCGCCCAGGAGCAGGAGGCCACCCTCCCATCCAGGGAGACCACACAGCTCCCAACCACTCATCAGGCCTCAACGGCCAGAGCCACTGAAGCCCAGGAGCCCACCACGTCCCACCCCCACAGGGACAtgcagcctggccaccatgagACCTCAGCTCCTGCAGGACCCAGCCAACCTGACCTTCACACTCCCCACACAGAGGATGGAGGTCCTTCTGCCACCAAGAAGACTGCTGAGGACAGAGCCTCCAATCAGCTCCCATCAGCAGAGGGATCTGGGGAGCCG GACTTCAGCTTTGAAACCTCCGGGGAGAGCACAGCTGTAGTGGTTGCGGAGTCTGACCACCGGAACCAATCTCCTGTGGATGAGGGGGCCACGGGGGCCTCACAGGGCCTCCTGGACAGGAAGGAGGTGCTGGGAG GAGTCATTGCCGGAGGCCTCGTGGGGCTCATCTTTGCTGTGTGCCTGGTGGGTTTCATGCTGTACCGCATGAAGAAGAAGGACGAAGGCAGCTACTCCTTGGAGGAGCCGAAACAAGCCAACGGTGGGGCCTACCAGAAGCCCACCAAACAGGAGGAGTTCTACGCCTGA